A genome region from candidate division KSB1 bacterium includes the following:
- a CDS encoding GntR family transcriptional regulator gives MKSIIYIDHDSKMPKYEQLVNSIRNSIRQGRLRQGDVLPSINAIVEHYPIARDTVCKSFQMLKSLGIVSSVPGKGYFVSQTQFANRHHIFLLFDNFHSYKESLFNSFKTQMGENAIIDLYFHHSNDKLFKSLIKEALNHYTEYVIMPMRDSQHFEWMQRLISNQRVYILDVGYTLFGKAYPSVCQNFEKQWYEALKSSKERLYKYETLVLVEWREPVYNLDTMNDAEMIQGFKRFCEEEMIPYRIIDKRNEFQVQDGCCYIIPNNEDLVTAVQQANQKNLKIGRDIGIIAHNDEPLKQIAANTGIATISTDFVEMGRRMADMILKHEDLHIENPSSMILRDSI, from the coding sequence ATGAAATCAATTATCTATATTGACCACGACTCTAAAATGCCCAAGTATGAACAACTGGTCAATTCGATTCGGAATTCGATCAGGCAGGGGCGTTTGCGGCAGGGAGATGTACTGCCTTCCATTAATGCAATCGTAGAACATTATCCGATTGCCAGGGACACAGTGTGCAAATCATTTCAGATGCTGAAAAGTCTGGGCATTGTTTCCTCCGTGCCCGGGAAAGGATATTTCGTATCTCAAACCCAGTTTGCCAACCGACATCATATATTTTTATTGTTTGATAATTTTCATTCCTATAAAGAATCTTTGTTCAATTCGTTTAAAACTCAGATGGGTGAGAATGCGATTATTGATTTGTATTTTCATCACAGCAATGACAAGCTGTTTAAAAGTTTGATCAAGGAAGCGCTGAATCATTACACGGAATATGTTATTATGCCGATGAGAGATTCACAGCATTTTGAATGGATGCAGCGGCTGATCAGCAATCAGCGGGTTTATATACTGGATGTCGGGTACACGTTGTTCGGAAAAGCTTATCCGTCCGTTTGTCAGAATTTTGAAAAACAATGGTATGAAGCGCTAAAGTCCTCAAAAGAAAGACTTTATAAGTATGAAACACTTGTTCTGGTTGAATGGCGCGAGCCTGTATATAATCTGGATACCATGAATGATGCCGAGATGATTCAAGGTTTTAAACGTTTTTGTGAAGAAGAGATGATCCCCTACAGAATTATTGACAAAAGGAACGAATTCCAGGTACAGGATGGCTGCTGTTATATCATACCCAACAATGAAGATCTGGTCACTGCCGTTCAGCAAGCCAATCAGAAAAACCTGAAAATCGGACGGGATATCGGGATTATCGCGCATAATGATGAACCCTTGAAACAGATTGCAGCCAACACCGGAATTGCCACGATCAGCACTGACTTTGTTGAAATGGGCAGGCGAATGGCTGATATGATTCTCAAGCATGAGGATTTACATATTGAAAACCCAAGTTCTATGATCTTGCGGGATTCTATTTAG
- a CDS encoding TonB-dependent receptor, which produces MSKPSGILPETDFYDIPQPNFITSNYQDYHGHEDYYAFYLMPEINVTSKFTFVPGVRYEANRTEYTGYRGNRLGILRDFRPTPIDTVAKIRENEFVLPMVQAVYRPTEWLNFKAGYTHTLQRPNYNNIMPGWVINTQGSIDNLSNFRLEPELSRNWDVQMSVYSDKIGLFTLGAFHKRIKDMIFWTGQTVITDTLFFELPSLMHRQRAAYAVNNPHDAFNYGYEIEWQSNFWYLPGLLNGLVMNVNYTRNESEAKYLRSEVKTVINPVTYQSRLISEDTTYTNPMLGQPDHLLNLTLGYDYKGFSIRGAMRYKSRIFTSNSWYEKLRGYSTDFYRYDLMLRQQLPVDGLEFFLNVNNLTGERERSVINHMNYTSYLEDYGRSANLGFRYRL; this is translated from the coding sequence TTGTCAAAGCCGAGTGGGATCCTTCCCGAAACGGATTTCTACGATATTCCTCAACCGAATTTCATTACTTCCAATTACCAGGACTATCATGGACATGAAGATTATTACGCTTTTTATCTGATGCCCGAGATTAATGTCACCTCCAAGTTTACCTTTGTACCGGGTGTTCGTTATGAGGCGAATCGTACAGAGTATACCGGATACAGAGGTAACCGACTCGGTATTCTGAGAGACTTTCGACCGACTCCCATTGATACGGTGGCTAAAATCCGTGAGAATGAATTTGTCCTGCCGATGGTCCAGGCGGTTTACCGTCCGACGGAGTGGCTTAATTTTAAAGCCGGTTATACACATACACTGCAACGGCCCAATTACAACAACATTATGCCGGGATGGGTGATCAATACTCAGGGCAGTATTGATAATTTAAGCAATTTCAGACTGGAACCGGAATTATCACGCAACTGGGATGTGCAAATGTCCGTGTATTCCGACAAAATTGGATTGTTTACGTTGGGTGCGTTTCATAAGCGCATAAAAGATATGATTTTCTGGACCGGCCAAACGGTTATTACAGATACTTTATTTTTTGAGCTACCCAGTCTGATGCACCGTCAGCGTGCTGCCTATGCGGTCAATAATCCGCATGATGCTTTTAACTACGGATACGAAATAGAATGGCAGTCAAATTTCTGGTATTTGCCGGGGCTGCTGAATGGTCTGGTGATGAATGTGAACTATACAAGAAATGAATCCGAGGCCAAGTATCTACGGTCTGAGGTAAAGACCGTGATCAATCCGGTCACGTATCAATCAAGGTTGATTAGTGAGGATACGACTTATACAAATCCGATGCTCGGCCAGCCGGATCATCTGCTGAATCTGACGTTGGGCTATGATTACAAGGGGTTTTCTATTCGCGGAGCGATGCGTTATAAATCGCGCATTTTCACATCAAACAGCTGGTATGAGAAACTACGCGGCTATTCAACTGACTTTTATCGATATGATCTCATGCTGCGGCAGCAATTGCCGGTGGATGGCCTGGAGTTTTTCCTTAATGTCAATAACCTGACCGGTGAACGAGAGCGCAGTGTGATTAATCATATGAATTACACCAGTTATCTGGAAGATTACGGCCGAAGCGCGAATCTTGGATTTCGATACCGACTCTAA
- a CDS encoding carboxypeptidase-like regulatory domain-containing protein codes for MRRNVVQLLLLCLTMILSGQNFAAPSGEIRGRVVDAENGQALPGANVYLKDTNIGAATDIRGEYVIHDVPPGSYTLVVNYIGYGASEVDVRVSPNETVSADVQMDYTVLTGEDVVVTAQARAQTETINQQISARTVKNIVSATKIQELPEANAAEAVGRLPGVSLERSGGEGTKVLIRGMGAKYTKVQVDGVDMTATSSEDRSTDLEYDFALYVGRH; via the coding sequence ATGAGAAGAAATGTTGTACAGTTGTTATTATTATGCCTGACAATGATATTGAGCGGTCAAAATTTTGCAGCGCCTTCAGGAGAGATTCGGGGAAGAGTCGTGGATGCCGAAAACGGTCAGGCGTTGCCTGGTGCGAATGTGTATTTAAAAGATACCAATATTGGTGCCGCCACGGATATACGTGGCGAGTATGTTATTCACGATGTTCCACCGGGTAGCTATACGTTGGTTGTCAACTATATTGGTTATGGCGCAAGTGAAGTGGATGTGCGTGTTTCACCCAATGAAACGGTATCGGCAGATGTCCAGATGGATTATACGGTGCTAACCGGAGAAGACGTCGTGGTTACGGCTCAGGCCCGCGCGCAAACTGAGACTATCAACCAACAAATATCCGCACGCACCGTCAAGAATATCGTGTCTGCAACTAAAATTCAGGAATTGCCGGAAGCCAATGCGGCAGAAGCAGTGGGTAGACTGCCCGGTGTTTCGCTGGAGAGAAGCGGCGGTGAAGGCACCAAGGTTTTGATCCGCGGTATGGGCGCCAAGTACACCAAGGTACAGGTTGACGGCGTGGATATGACAGCGACCAGTTCAGAGGACAGAAGCACAGATCTTGAGTATGATTTCGCCCTATATGTTGGAAGGCATTGA
- a CDS encoding TonB-dependent receptor, which yields MKYVKTGFMIILFMFIAIQRIYSAPSGKIQGKVVDAENGQALPGANVFLQGTNIGAATDVRGEYGILNVPPGPYTLSVNYIGYGEKDIDIRVLPNETKNLDIQLDYKVLMGEDVVITAQARGQTEAINQQISALTVKNVVSATKIQELPEANAAEAVGRLPGVSLERSGGEGTKVLIRGMSAKYTKVQIDGVDMTATGSGDRSSDLSMISPYMLEGIELTKSVMANQEATATGGIVNFRIRKASEEPSFNIIAQGGSNDLRDTYTDFKVSVGGSHRFFNKKFGVYAQVDYEEKDAGSQQLGNVGFSQENETAPVRTNNMQLMDIFRDVHRLGGTLVLDYNLPSTDIKLSNFYSDIQREEIRHINNYDFMQQGFNIRYTDIPERSLNVLTNALQIDHSFKNWETHIKLSHSYSENHLPAEISSSNGHSPNNPFSTDRKSNYNVNLDPETIPDSLVIPIDKIADFMYIGGVDHNENKTSERDLAGELNFAYNFNISEQIKLKLNFGGKVKHKTKNYDRTHLDIGGQHYIYMVHDSLYDALSQRNINAYQNDNMKLFLSDFLDKDYDPVSFLDGKYQFSPVLDPDKFRKIHDLGLETYDPDEPMSLWMIVQPNYINTHYQDYHGKEDYHAFYIMPEFDISSRFTFVPGLRYEANRTNYTGYRGTRLGVLRNWTPTPIDTVVKVRRNDFYLPMIQAVYKPTNWLNIKAGYTHTLQRPDYNNIIPSWLISNQGSISNLGNFRLKPELSRNWDLQATVYSNKIGLVTAGVFYKKITDMIFWTGQSVVLDTAFFELPTLMYRQRAAWATNNPNDAYNYGFEFEWQSNFWYLPGLLKGLVLNLNYTLNESKAEYLRTVIRTQIDPVTYRSTLVNDDTTYTSPMIRQPKHLLNLTVGYDYKGFSIRWAMRYKSHIFKSNSWYEKLRGYSTDFYRYDLSIRQKLFVNGLEFFLNVNNLTGERERSVINHMNYTSYLEDYGRSANMGVRYRL from the coding sequence TTTGAACGTACCTCCCGGTCCGTATACCTTGTCTGTGAATTACATCGGTTATGGTGAAAAAGATATTGATATTCGAGTGCTGCCGAATGAAACAAAAAACTTGGATATTCAGCTTGATTACAAAGTGCTGATGGGAGAGGATGTGGTCATCACAGCCCAGGCCCGCGGTCAGACCGAGGCGATCAACCAACAGATATCAGCACTTACGGTCAAGAATGTTGTGTCTGCCACTAAAATTCAGGAGCTGCCGGAAGCAAATGCGGCCGAAGCGGTGGGACGTCTGCCCGGCGTCTCTCTGGAACGCAGCGGTGGCGAAGGAACCAAAGTCCTGATCCGCGGAATGAGCGCCAAATACACCAAGGTTCAGATTGACGGCGTTGATATGACCGCCACCGGTTCGGGAGATCGCTCCAGTGATTTAAGCATGATTTCCCCGTATATGCTCGAGGGTATTGAATTGACAAAATCAGTCATGGCAAACCAGGAAGCAACGGCCACGGGCGGTATTGTTAATTTCAGGATCAGAAAAGCTTCAGAAGAGCCTTCTTTCAATATAATCGCCCAGGGAGGCTCCAATGATTTGCGCGATACGTATACGGATTTCAAGGTTTCGGTTGGCGGTAGTCATCGATTTTTTAACAAAAAGTTTGGAGTTTATGCACAGGTCGATTATGAAGAAAAGGATGCCGGGTCACAACAACTGGGCAATGTCGGATTTTCTCAGGAAAACGAAACCGCACCGGTGCGGACCAACAATATGCAGCTGATGGACATTTTTAGAGATGTACACCGTCTGGGAGGGACGCTGGTCCTGGATTATAATCTGCCGTCTACAGATATCAAACTGTCAAATTTTTACAGTGATATTCAGCGCGAAGAGATACGACACATCAACAACTATGATTTTATGCAGCAGGGATTTAATATCCGTTATACCGATATCCCGGAGCGCTCCCTGAATGTTTTGACCAATGCCTTACAGATTGATCACAGCTTTAAAAACTGGGAAACGCATATTAAATTGAGCCATTCGTACTCTGAAAATCACTTGCCGGCCGAGATATCTTCCAGTAACGGACATTCGCCGAACAATCCTTTTTCAACCGACCGAAAATCAAATTACAATGTAAATCTGGACCCGGAAACCATTCCGGACTCGCTTGTGATTCCGATCGATAAAATCGCTGATTTTATGTATATCGGCGGCGTGGATCATAATGAAAACAAAACCAGTGAACGGGATCTGGCCGGTGAACTCAATTTTGCTTATAATTTTAATATCTCTGAACAGATAAAGCTCAAACTGAATTTCGGCGGCAAAGTCAAGCACAAGACCAAAAACTATGATCGCACTCATCTGGACATCGGTGGACAGCATTATATCTATATGGTTCATGACAGTCTGTATGATGCGCTTAGTCAGCGAAATATAAATGCTTATCAAAATGATAACATGAAATTGTTCCTGTCGGATTTTCTGGACAAGGATTATGATCCGGTCAGTTTTCTTGACGGAAAATACCAGTTTAGTCCCGTGCTTGACCCGGATAAATTCCGCAAGATACATGATCTGGGACTGGAGACCTATGATCCTGACGAACCCATGAGTCTGTGGATGATTGTCCAGCCGAACTATATCAATACACATTATCAGGATTATCACGGCAAGGAAGATTATCATGCGTTTTATATTATGCCTGAATTTGATATTTCTTCCCGGTTCACATTTGTACCGGGACTCCGTTATGAAGCCAACCGTACCAACTATACCGGATACCGGGGAACCCGTCTGGGTGTCTTGAGGAACTGGACCCCCACTCCGATAGACACGGTTGTCAAAGTGCGGAGAAATGATTTTTATCTGCCTATGATTCAGGCTGTCTATAAACCGACAAACTGGTTGAATATCAAGGCAGGTTACACACACACCCTTCAGCGACCTGACTATAACAATATCATCCCCAGCTGGCTTATCAGCAATCAGGGAAGTATATCAAATTTAGGTAATTTCCGATTAAAGCCGGAACTCTCCAGAAACTGGGACCTTCAGGCTACGGTTTATTCGAATAAAATCGGTTTGGTTACGGCCGGCGTCTTTTATAAAAAAATCACAGATATGATCTTTTGGACCGGACAGTCCGTTGTGCTTGATACGGCCTTTTTTGAATTGCCGACTCTGATGTATCGGCAGCGTGCGGCCTGGGCAACCAATAATCCGAATGATGCATACAATTACGGATTTGAATTTGAATGGCAATCCAATTTCTGGTATTTACCCGGTTTGCTAAAGGGCCTGGTTTTAAATTTAAATTACACCCTGAATGAATCCAAGGCTGAATATCTTCGAACCGTGATTCGAACCCAGATCGATCCGGTGACCTACCGCAGCACGCTGGTTAATGATGACACCACATATACAAGTCCGATGATCCGGCAGCCCAAGCATTTGCTGAATCTGACCGTGGGCTATGATTATAAAGGATTTTCCATACGTTGGGCGATGCGCTACAAATCCCATATTTTTAAATCGAACAGCTGGTATGAAAAGCTGCGCGGCTATTCAACGGATTTCTACCGCTATGATTTATCGATACGGCAAAAACTTTTTGTGAACGGCTTGGAGTTTTTCCTTAATGTCAATAACCTGACCGGTGAACGAGAGCGCAGTGTGATTAATCATATGAATTACACCAGTTATTTGGAGGATTACGGCCGGAGTGCAAATATGGGAGTACGTTACAGATTATAG